Proteins from a genomic interval of Medicago truncatula cultivar Jemalong A17 chromosome 3, MtrunA17r5.0-ANR, whole genome shotgun sequence:
- the LOC11438269 gene encoding F-box/kelch-repeat protein At3g23880, with the protein MAQGNKVLSSQSLTPELPTLPFDLIAEILCRLPVKFLFQLRCVCKFFHSLISDPKFAKNHLQLSTKRHHLMIASMNNLADLVLYDSPIHSVFSTSTIVTQTQLYPPNTLTNGSKYVDVLCSCDGIFCCFLKPGSYVLWNPSIRKFKLLPPLEIRRRHDTFFISFGYDHFIDKYKVIDFASKNDVFVYTLGTDYWTRIEDIPHDYRIYGRGVFVSGTVNWYAEGESDDYLHFILSLALEDESYRQLFLPDSDNESYSWRLDVLRDCLCVFETSDMFLNVWIMNKYGNEESWTKLFHVPNMQDLHGFEDNCWWWSLGLYLSEDDRLLMEFNDFESYDRKLAVYDSKTVTFNILEFQNNCAQKHPIVYIESLISP; encoded by the coding sequence ATGGCGCAGGGAAACAAAGTCCTTTCATCTCAGTCACTCACGCCGGAGCTTCCAACTCTTCCTTTCGATCTAATTGCTGAAATTCTATGCAGGCTTCCTGTGAAGTTTCTCTTTCAACTTCGATGCGTATGTAAGTTCTTTCATTCTCTTATTTCTGATCCAAAATTTGCAAAGAATCACCTTCAATTGTCAACAAAGCGCCACCACCTCATGATAGCCTCTATGAACAACTTGGCTGATTTAGTTCTATATGATTCTCCAATCCACTCAGTTTTTTCTACTTCTACCATTGTTACACAGACACAACTTTACCCTCCTAATACTCTCACAAATGGATCTAAATACGTGGACGTATTGTGCTCTTGCGATggcattttttgttgttttctcaAGCCTGGTTCTTATGTTTTGTGGAACCCTTCCATTAGAAAATTTAAGTTATTGCCTCCTTTGGAAATTCGACGCAGACATGATACTTTTTTCATAAGCTTCGGGTATGATCATTTCATTGATAAGTATAAGGTCATTGATTTTGCTTCcaaaaatgatgtttttgtttatacTTTGGGGACTGATTATTGGACAAGAATAGAGGACATCCCACATGATTACCGCATATATGGACGAGGAGTATTTGTGAGTGGTACTGTTAATTGGTATGCAGAAGGTGAATCAGATGATTATTTGCACTTTATTCTTTCTCTTGCTTTAGAGGATGAGTCATATCGACAACTTTTCCTCCCTGATTCTGATAATGAGTCATATTCATGGAGGTTGGATGTGCTGAGGGATTGCTTGTGTGTCTTTGAAACTAGTGATATGTTTTTGAATGTTTGGATTATGAATAAGTACGGAAATGAAGAGTCTTGGACTAAATTGTTCCATGTTCCTAACATGCAAGATCTTCACGGTTTCGAAGACAACTGCTGGTGGTGGAGTCTTGGACTATATTTGTCTGAGGATGACCGACTGCTGATGGAATTTAATGATTTTGAAAGTTACGATAGGAAGTTGGCTGTTTACGATTCCAAAACTGTTACTTTTAATATTCTTGAGTTTCAAAACAACTGTGCTCAGAAGCACCCAATAGTCTACATTGAGAGTCTCATATCACCTTAA